The following proteins come from a genomic window of Chryseobacterium glaciei:
- a CDS encoding AAA family ATPase translates to MQLKQSQRQQVKLRLGLSGASGFGKTKSALLLAYGMTQDWNKIAVIDTENSSASLYSDLGNYNVLDLKAPYSPERYIQAIELCEKSEIEVIIIDSASHEWNGTGGCLDIHEKLGGRFQDWANVTPRHQAFINKILQSTCHVITTTRRKMDYSLDIGSNGKTQVVKHGTKEITRDGFEYELTINFELVNENHLAKASKDRTGLFMNKPEFVITSATGQLILEWCNSGATLKQNYQNTFTGGSRFTKEDILNKISTSNTIAELLVTYKQYPEYQEELKNEYEARKSFLIKLSNPQNFSKNGKYN, encoded by the coding sequence ATGCAATTAAAACAATCACAAAGACAGCAAGTAAAGCTCAGATTAGGGCTATCAGGAGCAAGCGGATTCGGAAAGACCAAATCAGCCTTATTATTAGCCTATGGAATGACACAGGATTGGAATAAAATAGCTGTCATAGATACAGAGAACTCCTCTGCTTCTTTATATTCAGACTTAGGAAATTATAATGTACTGGACTTAAAAGCTCCATATAGTCCTGAAAGATACATACAAGCCATAGAACTATGTGAGAAATCGGAAATTGAAGTTATTATCATTGATTCTGCAAGTCATGAATGGAATGGTACTGGGGGATGTCTTGATATTCATGAAAAACTGGGAGGTAGATTTCAGGATTGGGCTAATGTTACACCAAGACATCAGGCATTTATCAATAAGATATTACAGTCAACCTGCCATGTAATTACTACAACAAGAAGAAAAATGGATTATTCTCTTGATATTGGAAGTAATGGTAAAACACAAGTAGTAAAGCATGGAACTAAAGAGATTACGCGCGATGGCTTTGAATATGAGCTGACCATCAATTTTGAATTGGTGAATGAAAACCATTTAGCCAAAGCATCAAAGGATAGAACAGGGTTATTTATGAACAAACCTGAATTTGTAATTACTTCTGCCACTGGTCAATTGATATTGGAATGGTGTAATTCAGGAGCTACGCTTAAACAAAATTATCAAAATACCTTTACTGGTGGTTCTCGCTTTACTAAAGAGGACATTCTAAATAAAATCAGCACCAGTAACACTATTGCAGAATTGCTGGTAACATACAAGCAGTACCCTGAATATCAAGAAGAATTAAAGAATGAATATGAAGCTAGAAAATCATTCTTAATCAAACTGTCTAACCCTCAAAACTTTTCAAAAAATGGAAAATACAATTGA
- a CDS encoding DUF3871 family protein: protein MENTIDLIEQQEKLQLSPVQHSAPVSNIIDTTLLNISQNVYQRNSEFYQEQELQYEDKPFIEANTQEISIHHLKNDCIIPVFSKDNEKTIAHQEFIDIAEDCVGKVFPHHSFNQPEIRVSHQIKGRTPDAIYKNAKDLLDHEKTQYFERMAFIIKIPSITDSINGNELSLTVGGVRAYNQENLYNKKTFEKFKFFIGFQNKVCCNLCVWSDGFVDDLRVSSYQELQSKIMNTLTEYNAEQHLLEMKGFSDHYLTEHQFAQLLGKTRLYQHISKTEKHRLGIPQLTFNDSQLNTIAKDYYDDETFCKNDNGDINLWNVYNLFTQANKSSYIDTFLDRNLNAFEFSKGIQKTLNGNSGYHWFLS from the coding sequence ATGGAAAATACAATTGATTTAATCGAACAACAAGAGAAACTGCAACTTTCTCCTGTACAGCATTCAGCACCAGTAAGCAATATAATTGATACTACTTTACTTAATATCTCTCAAAATGTATATCAAAGAAATAGCGAATTTTATCAAGAACAAGAACTACAATATGAGGACAAACCTTTTATTGAAGCCAATACACAGGAGATTAGTATTCATCACTTAAAGAATGACTGTATTATCCCAGTCTTCTCAAAAGACAATGAAAAGACCATAGCCCATCAAGAGTTTATAGATATTGCAGAAGACTGCGTTGGTAAGGTTTTCCCACATCATTCCTTTAATCAGCCTGAAATAAGGGTTTCACATCAAATTAAAGGCAGAACACCTGATGCTATCTACAAAAATGCTAAAGACTTATTAGACCATGAAAAGACCCAATATTTTGAAAGAATGGCTTTTATTATTAAAATTCCAAGTATTACCGATTCTATTAATGGAAATGAGTTATCATTAACAGTAGGTGGTGTAAGAGCCTATAATCAGGAGAATTTATATAATAAAAAGACATTTGAAAAATTTAAATTCTTTATTGGTTTCCAGAACAAAGTATGCTGTAATTTATGTGTTTGGAGTGATGGTTTTGTAGATGATTTGAGGGTTAGTTCCTATCAGGAATTGCAGAGTAAAATAATGAATACTTTAACTGAATATAATGCAGAGCAACACTTACTAGAGATGAAAGGATTTTCAGACCATTATTTAACTGAGCATCAGTTTGCACAGCTATTAGGAAAAACAAGACTATATCAGCATATCTCTAAAACTGAGAAGCACAGGTTGGGTATTCCCCAACTTACTTTTAATGACAGCCAGTTAAACACTATAGCAAAAGACTATTACGATGATGAGACTTTTTGTAAGAATGACAATGGAGATATTAACCTATGGAATGTCTACAATCTGTTTACACAGGCTAATAAGAGCAGTTATATAGATACATTTTTAGATAGAAATCTGAATGCCTTCGAATTTTCAAAAGGCATTCAGAAAACGCTCAATGGTAATTCTGGTTATCATTGGTTTTTGAGTTAG
- a CDS encoding PfkB family carbohydrate kinase has product MLTVVGGIYLENCFTPIYSELFGSALRATCALGNKGIDIELKGTVGKEHFNDLVYKSKLYGFTNSVIESDLKTVEFSYFTPLTKPNIYNLPDKKEHLKVNADNILYYGMIENDCEVVGNYVVYDPQNHIAFTETKSKAQHLAIILNKNEAQMISKRYDDDLIDIGKQLKKSENAEVVVIKNGAKGAIVFYNDSYEIIPVFETHKVWSIGSGDVFSAVFAWKWIVEKLNPIEAAMFASKSVADFCETQQLPLVDSNNRHNPIVSKDINRVYIASPFFTVSDKLFVNEIRNLLIEFENEVFSPMHDLGLLDDKTSKTQMDEARNRDLLEIEKCDTILAVLSGNDPGTIFEIGYAIAKGKRVIILAENYKEADLFMFKDINCEITEDFTTAIYKSSW; this is encoded by the coding sequence ATGCTTACAGTTGTTGGTGGAATCTACTTAGAAAATTGTTTTACTCCAATTTATTCTGAATTGTTTGGTTCAGCATTAAGAGCTACATGTGCATTGGGTAACAAAGGAATTGATATAGAACTTAAAGGTACAGTAGGTAAAGAGCATTTTAATGATTTGGTCTATAAATCAAAATTATACGGCTTCACTAATTCTGTAATTGAAAGTGATTTAAAAACTGTTGAGTTTTCTTATTTTACACCACTAACAAAACCAAATATTTATAATCTTCCGGATAAAAAAGAACATCTAAAGGTAAATGCAGATAATATTTTATATTATGGTATGATTGAGAATGACTGTGAAGTTGTAGGTAATTATGTAGTCTATGACCCTCAGAATCATATCGCATTTACTGAAACAAAATCTAAAGCACAACATTTAGCTATTATTTTGAATAAAAATGAGGCTCAAATGATATCTAAACGCTATGATGATGACTTAATTGATATAGGAAAGCAATTGAAGAAATCTGAAAATGCAGAAGTTGTTGTAATCAAAAATGGAGCAAAAGGAGCAATTGTTTTTTATAATGATTCTTACGAAATAATACCTGTTTTTGAAACCCATAAAGTATGGTCTATAGGGAGTGGCGATGTATTTTCCGCTGTATTTGCTTGGAAATGGATAGTGGAAAAACTTAATCCAATAGAAGCAGCAATGTTCGCTTCAAAATCTGTTGCTGATTTCTGTGAAACTCAGCAATTGCCATTAGTTGATTCAAATAATCGTCATAATCCTATTGTAAGTAAAGATATAAATAGAGTTTATATCGCTTCTCCGTTTTTTACAGTTAGTGATAAACTATTTGTAAACGAAATCAGAAATCTTTTGATTGAATTTGAAAATGAAGTTTTTTCGCCAATGCATGATTTAGGTCTATTAGATGACAAGACATCTAAAACACAAATGGATGAAGCCAGAAATAGGGATTTACTCGAGATAGAAAAGTGTGATACTATACTGGCAGTGCTTTCTGGGAATGATCCAGGAACAATTTTTGAAATCGGTTATGCAATAGCAAAAGGCAAACGTGTAATAATATTGGCTGAGAACTATAAGGAAGCTGATTTATTTATGTTCAAGGATATTAATTGCGAAATTACTGAAGATTTTACAACAGCTATATATAAATCATCTTGGTGA
- a CDS encoding adenylosuccinate synthetase yields MKKVFVVVGLGFGDEGKGIATDFLSYKFSNSIVVRFNGGHQAGHCVVNNLGEKHIFSNFGSGTMRGLPTFWSKHCTFAPNFFVEEAFQLNFDFNFFIDINSPITTHYDVLYNRTVELTLDKDKRKGSCGVGFGATIERNKTLPFCFQDILNEDNLKSKLSDIRNFYRNKINIDTSFNFDNFNHDLEDKLFCQNVSKIRSMIRESKITVINNSKEIIDNWDNIIFEGSQGIMIDQNFGTKPFITKSNTTSQNVFDILGKENHFDITILYVTRVYQTRHGNGPFNILHNDFGLINNHDETNVENEFQGKPRANFLNIDELIYAIECDERFSTNCKKSILFTCLDHLQSEEVFFYKNGKLQCEHYSKLPQHLNRNFENVLFSKSNFSENIFT; encoded by the coding sequence GTGAAAAAAGTATTCGTTGTTGTTGGATTAGGATTTGGAGATGAGGGGAAGGGTATCGCTACAGATTTTCTTTCATATAAATTTTCAAATTCTATTGTAGTAAGGTTTAATGGTGGACATCAAGCAGGGCATTGTGTTGTAAATAATCTGGGTGAGAAACACATTTTTTCAAATTTTGGTTCTGGGACAATGAGAGGATTACCAACATTCTGGTCTAAGCACTGTACATTTGCTCCTAATTTTTTTGTTGAAGAAGCTTTTCAATTAAATTTTGACTTTAATTTTTTTATTGACATTAATTCTCCAATAACAACACATTATGATGTATTATACAATAGAACAGTTGAATTAACATTAGATAAAGATAAGAGAAAAGGTAGTTGCGGAGTTGGATTCGGTGCTACTATAGAAAGAAACAAAACTTTGCCTTTCTGTTTTCAAGATATTTTAAATGAGGATAATTTAAAGAGTAAATTATCTGATATTAGAAATTTCTATAGAAATAAAATCAATATAGATACTTCCTTCAATTTTGATAATTTTAATCATGACTTAGAAGATAAATTATTCTGCCAAAATGTATCAAAAATAAGAAGCATGATTAGAGAAAGCAAAATTACAGTTATTAATAATTCAAAAGAAATTATTGATAATTGGGATAACATAATTTTCGAAGGTTCACAGGGAATTATGATAGACCAAAATTTTGGTACTAAACCTTTTATTACTAAAAGTAATACAACATCTCAGAATGTCTTTGATATATTAGGCAAAGAAAATCATTTTGACATTACCATTCTTTATGTAACAAGAGTGTATCAAACAAGACATGGTAATGGACCATTCAATATTTTGCATAACGATTTTGGACTTATAAATAACCACGACGAAACCAATGTTGAAAATGAATTTCAAGGTAAACCAAGAGCAAATTTTCTTAATATTGATGAATTAATTTACGCCATTGAATGTGATGAAAGATTTTCTACAAATTGTAAAAAAAGTATTCTTTTTACATGTTTAGATCATTTACAAAGTGAGGAAGTCTTTTTTTATAAAAATGGTAAACTTCAATGTGAGCATTATTCAAAATTACCCCAACATCTTAACAGAAATTTTGAGAACGTTTTGTTTAGCAAAAGTAATTTTTCGGAAAATATTTTTACATAA
- a CDS encoding NUMOD4 domain-containing protein encodes MKLPSEFEDQYVKEVLYNISLKNLQDEEWKLIEGFEIYSISNYGRLKSLERQSNSLFGRERMMPEKVMKLIFVKQFNKYLQSNLYNVHYALSLEGEKYRKSIARLVYYHFVENSM; translated from the coding sequence ATGAAACTACCCTCAGAATTTGAAGACCAATATGTAAAAGAAGTTCTTTATAATATTTCCTTAAAAAATCTTCAGGATGAAGAGTGGAAGCTGATTGAAGGTTTTGAGATTTATTCAATTTCCAACTATGGACGTTTGAAGAGTCTTGAACGCCAATCTAACTCATTATTTGGAAGAGAACGAATGATGCCTGAAAAGGTGATGAAGCTAATTTTTGTAAAACAGTTCAACAAATACCTTCAAAGTAATCTATATAATGTACATTACGCCTTATCATTAGAAGGCGAAAAATATAGGAAATCTATAGCCCGTTTGGTATATTATCATTTTGTTGAAAATTCGATGTAA
- a CDS encoding T9SS type A sorting domain-containing protein, translating into MKKLYMGALIVCTTAVLYSQEVVWQKDIKSNTQDFLSQVTTTIDGQYLITGSSIQPSKVSTQNKQNNGYDFHLVKLNQQGEQVFEKFFVGNNHDFLSANVPTQEGGNLLAGTSYSGKGLDKKDESNGGSDIWLIKINEFGDEIWQKTIGSKADEEARSVIQTTDLGFFVAGNVQNSAKGYGSKDILIIKLDKHGKELSQLILGGKGLDEVEKMIPTKDGGALLGIYSRSNAGGSKKTENFGEGDYWIIKLNKEGKVEWEKNFGGKGDDHLRTLALTSTGFLIGGESRSERSGNKMVGIEEGTDVWLISLNERGDEIWQKSYNFKNRDVLMGMSVLHSADDKTSTGILIGGYTQAEGKIQSDDEKFWMLYLDGSGNEQWRKYVKGESSQREERLSDIKLNRDGSIILAGTSAEQLGSENWKIIKLGDKQIDQLIVKQDIKIYPNPVSDYAYVEIGFEGLREGAFEAEINLYDMSGRQLQSLKTKNKVTKINTQNLIQGAYLITIKTDTNKAANAKLIKK; encoded by the coding sequence ATGAAAAAACTTTACATGGGTGCACTTATAGTGTGCACGACTGCTGTATTGTATTCTCAGGAAGTGGTTTGGCAAAAGGATATTAAATCCAATACGCAGGATTTCTTATCACAGGTCACTACAACAATTGACGGACAGTATTTAATTACAGGAAGCAGCATTCAGCCTTCCAAAGTATCAACACAAAACAAACAGAATAACGGTTACGATTTTCACTTGGTAAAATTGAACCAGCAGGGCGAGCAGGTCTTTGAAAAGTTCTTTGTTGGAAATAATCATGACTTCCTTTCTGCTAATGTACCTACACAGGAAGGCGGGAATTTATTAGCGGGAACTTCTTACAGCGGGAAGGGGCTGGATAAAAAAGATGAAAGTAACGGAGGTTCAGATATATGGCTCATAAAAATTAATGAGTTTGGAGACGAAATCTGGCAAAAAACAATTGGCTCTAAAGCTGATGAAGAAGCAAGATCAGTTATCCAAACCACAGATTTAGGATTTTTTGTTGCCGGAAATGTGCAAAACTCAGCTAAAGGCTATGGTTCCAAGGATATTTTAATTATCAAATTAGACAAGCACGGAAAAGAATTATCCCAATTAATCTTAGGTGGAAAAGGTTTGGATGAAGTAGAGAAAATGATTCCTACAAAAGATGGCGGTGCCTTGTTAGGCATCTATTCCAGAAGCAATGCCGGAGGCTCAAAGAAAACTGAAAACTTCGGAGAGGGTGATTATTGGATTATCAAACTTAATAAGGAAGGAAAAGTTGAATGGGAGAAAAACTTTGGAGGAAAAGGTGATGATCATTTGAGAACATTAGCTTTAACATCTACAGGATTCTTGATTGGTGGAGAATCTAGATCTGAGAGATCAGGAAATAAAATGGTTGGAATTGAAGAAGGAACCGATGTTTGGCTGATCTCGTTGAATGAAAGAGGTGATGAAATCTGGCAGAAATCCTACAATTTCAAAAACAGAGATGTTTTGATGGGTATGAGTGTTTTACATTCTGCCGATGATAAAACCTCCACTGGGATTTTGATAGGAGGCTACACGCAAGCTGAGGGGAAAATTCAAAGTGATGATGAAAAATTCTGGATGCTGTATTTGGATGGGAGCGGAAATGAACAATGGCGAAAATACGTAAAAGGTGAGTCTTCTCAAAGAGAAGAAAGACTTTCAGACATTAAGTTAAACAGGGATGGCTCGATCATTTTAGCAGGCACGAGTGCGGAGCAACTTGGCTCTGAAAATTGGAAGATTATAAAGCTAGGTGACAAGCAAATTGACCAATTGATTGTAAAACAAGACATCAAAATTTATCCAAATCCTGTATCAGATTATGCTTATGTAGAAATTGGGTTTGAGGGTTTGAGAGAGGGAGCGTTTGAGGCGGAAATTAATCTTTACGATATGAGTGGACGACAATTACAAAGTTTAAAAACCAAGAATAAAGTAACCAAAATCAATACGCAAAATCTAATTCAGGGAGCTTATTTAATTACCATAAAAACTGATACCAATAAAGCGGCTAATGCTAAATTGATTAAAAAATAA
- a CDS encoding DUF6443 domain-containing protein produces the protein MKKILLITNFLLVGFTYAQSGLSTTENYVYEKNCLTEDCSKKVENVKYFDGLGRLKQNISLKATPAGKDIALPVEYDSYGRQIKEYLAIPQTGTQDGAMYPDPLSNAIAVYGNEKIYTEKTFEASPLDKVLQQKQLGNAWSAHPVNFSYSANTANEVKKYTVETTWQEGRTNSELSISGNYLANSLFKSTVIDEDGNSSIEFKNKKGQTVLIRKKDGTQNVDTYYVYNEYNQLAYTIPPLASQPGLVDDTTLNNLCYQYRYDGWNRAVEKKLPGKGWEYMLYDKQNRLVGSQDTVLKAKGQWIYTKYDQFGRVAISGISTGYDRSVEQAEIDGLGANNVNRLTTAPFNRQGVDVYYGNQDITYPNSTKWVTLLSLNYYDTYPPYSFNPSFPPNALTDNSTGNNTSTKSLSVMSLIKNIEDDNWTKNYNYYDAKGRVLETYSINHLGGYTKTDLTVDFAGVPQKTEMYHVRKQGEVGVTIKERFDYDLQNRLLKHWHQVGSKPEQLLVENSYNELSQLTNKKVGNNLQSIDYAYNIRGLVTDVNKNQMGLADLGGKLFSYRIKYNQKEGITNPDSGLFPDKNVIPKYNGNITEVDWRAVETIGSNPSFTPKRYGYAYDGLNRVTAGYYQNPNNPYSKENTESIDYDLNGNISKLYRTAILEGGTNTATVIDRLSYSYIGNQITNINDASQNSTGYEGGGNMISYDVNGNMTTMPDKSISSIKYNYLNLPNYLHVNKNSIEDVTINTKYRADGTKLTKENTTVLIGVAGPTTTKRTTDYLDGFQYFKLENINGGGSSEMLMSNSLSIKAMQPQIFSLDGPVVTDPTIDPPFGGGGIIVDVKTEDLQFFPTSEGFYDYQKDQYIYQYKDHLGNVRISFARNSTGALEITDKNDYYPFGMNHLKTGTAFFGLGIYQNYKYNDKELQETGMYSYGWRDYMPDIGRWNGIDQLAEKYLSTSTYAYVANNPISLSDVDGRWFDQDGHIINTSGQTMEIVRKKLLNNFVGRDADEGGGGDIINFNNAAAFGLLQDILTKDGGIGAMFSLVEQLKKAGFNDPAKDKAKYTDKDILLEKIPALNDLFRMVDPSFSEDPTINSPGLTRGTNISLNMNNISNVLHYVFTLGHEMNHVFANRFFKDSFNQITHTSSNSTRGFNFFQETMGLGWEMQMGSTKWCGFSGLEAASYYYNIKNLGSGYDQTVIDRVSGYWNQLKSEWNSIYNQKLKQLNK, from the coding sequence ATGAAAAAAATACTATTAATAACTAATTTTCTGTTAGTTGGTTTTACCTATGCACAATCCGGGCTTAGCACAACAGAAAACTATGTATACGAAAAAAACTGTTTAACGGAAGACTGCTCGAAGAAAGTAGAAAATGTAAAATATTTTGACGGTCTTGGAAGGCTGAAACAAAACATATCCTTAAAAGCAACACCCGCCGGAAAAGACATTGCTCTCCCTGTAGAATATGACAGTTACGGAAGACAGATAAAAGAATATCTTGCCATTCCTCAGACAGGAACGCAGGATGGGGCAATGTACCCTGATCCGCTTTCCAATGCTATTGCTGTATATGGCAATGAGAAGATCTATACTGAAAAAACGTTTGAGGCTTCACCATTAGATAAGGTTTTACAACAAAAACAATTAGGAAATGCATGGTCTGCTCACCCTGTGAACTTCTCATACTCTGCCAATACTGCCAATGAAGTAAAAAAATATACTGTCGAAACTACATGGCAGGAAGGAAGAACAAACAGTGAACTGAGTATTTCAGGAAATTATCTTGCCAATTCATTATTCAAATCTACCGTTATCGATGAAGACGGTAACAGCAGTATTGAATTTAAAAACAAAAAAGGGCAGACTGTCTTAATCAGAAAAAAAGACGGGACTCAAAATGTTGACACTTATTATGTGTATAATGAATATAACCAGTTGGCATATACCATTCCTCCACTGGCTTCTCAGCCAGGGTTAGTAGATGACACAACGCTTAATAATCTTTGTTATCAATACAGATATGACGGCTGGAACCGTGCTGTAGAAAAGAAACTTCCCGGAAAAGGCTGGGAATACATGCTGTATGATAAACAAAACAGATTGGTTGGAAGTCAGGATACGGTTTTAAAGGCTAAAGGACAGTGGATTTACACCAAGTATGACCAATTCGGAAGAGTGGCTATATCCGGAATCTCAACGGGATATGATAGAAGTGTAGAGCAGGCAGAAATAGATGGATTGGGAGCTAATAATGTCAACAGATTGACTACAGCACCATTTAACAGACAAGGGGTAGATGTTTATTATGGAAATCAAGATATAACCTATCCTAATTCTACTAAATGGGTGACATTATTATCTTTGAATTATTATGACACCTATCCGCCTTACAGTTTTAATCCGTCATTTCCTCCTAATGCTTTAACAGATAATTCTACAGGAAATAATACAAGCACAAAAAGTCTTTCTGTAATGAGTCTGATAAAGAATATTGAAGATGATAACTGGACAAAAAACTATAATTATTATGATGCCAAAGGAAGAGTTTTAGAAACCTATTCTATCAACCATTTGGGAGGATACACTAAAACAGACCTTACGGTGGATTTTGCGGGAGTACCACAAAAAACAGAAATGTATCATGTAAGAAAACAAGGTGAAGTAGGAGTAACGATTAAAGAACGTTTTGATTATGATCTTCAAAACAGACTGTTGAAGCATTGGCATCAGGTAGGCAGTAAACCTGAGCAGCTTTTGGTTGAAAATTCATATAATGAATTATCACAGCTTACCAATAAAAAAGTAGGAAACAATCTTCAAAGTATAGATTATGCTTACAATATAAGAGGTTTGGTAACTGATGTTAACAAAAACCAGATGGGATTAGCCGATTTGGGAGGAAAGCTGTTTTCATATAGAATTAAATACAACCAAAAAGAAGGAATCACCAATCCTGATTCGGGATTGTTTCCTGATAAAAATGTAATTCCTAAATACAATGGGAATATTACAGAGGTAGACTGGAGAGCAGTTGAAACGATAGGTTCCAATCCATCCTTTACTCCAAAAAGATATGGTTATGCTTATGATGGTTTGAATAGAGTTACCGCCGGATATTATCAGAATCCCAATAATCCGTATAGTAAAGAAAATACAGAATCTATTGATTATGATCTCAACGGAAATATCTCAAAGCTCTACAGGACTGCTATATTGGAAGGCGGAACCAATACTGCAACAGTAATCGATAGATTATCTTACAGCTATATAGGAAATCAAATAACAAATATTAATGATGCCTCTCAAAACTCTACTGGATATGAAGGTGGAGGAAACATGATCTCTTATGATGTCAACGGGAATATGACAACAATGCCTGACAAAAGTATTTCTTCTATAAAATATAACTATCTGAATCTTCCTAATTACTTACATGTCAATAAGAACAGCATTGAAGATGTTACTATTAATACCAAATATAGAGCAGATGGAACTAAGCTAACAAAGGAAAATACTACTGTTTTAATAGGAGTTGCAGGACCTACAACAACCAAAAGAACTACAGATTATCTGGATGGTTTCCAGTATTTTAAATTAGAAAATATCAACGGCGGAGGGTCTTCGGAAATGCTAATGAGCAATTCATTATCTATCAAAGCCATGCAACCGCAGATATTCAGTCTTGATGGTCCTGTCGTTACCGATCCAACAATTGACCCTCCCTTTGGAGGTGGAGGTATTATTGTAGATGTAAAGACTGAAGATCTGCAGTTTTTTCCAACGTCAGAAGGTTTTTATGATTATCAGAAAGATCAGTATATTTACCAGTATAAAGATCATTTAGGAAATGTAAGAATAAGTTTCGCAAGAAACAGCACAGGAGCTCTTGAAATCACCGATAAAAATGATTACTATCCCTTTGGGATGAATCATCTAAAGACGGGTACAGCATTCTTTGGATTAGGAATTTATCAAAACTATAAGTATAATGATAAAGAACTTCAGGAAACAGGAATGTACAGTTACGGATGGCGAGATTATATGCCGGATATAGGAAGATGGAACGGTATTGATCAGCTTGCTGAAAAATATCTTTCTACAAGTACGTATGCGTATGTAGCTAATAATCCTATTTCATTATCTGATGTAGACGGAAGATGGTTTGATCAAGATGGACATATCATCAATACTTCCGGACAGACAATGGAAATCGTACGAAAAAAATTGCTGAATAATTTTGTAGGACGCGATGCTGATGAAGGGGGTGGCGGAGATATAATAAACTTTAATAATGCGGCTGCTTTTGGTTTATTACAAGATATATTAACAAAAGATGGCGGAATTGGGGCAATGTTTTCTTTAGTAGAGCAATTAAAAAAAGCTGGATTTAATGATCCTGCAAAAGATAAAGCTAAATATACAGATAAAGATATACTACTTGAAAAAATCCCGGCTTTAAATGATTTGTTCAGAATGGTGGATCCTAGTTTCTCAGAAGATCCTACGATCAATTCACCAGGTTTAACAAGAGGGACCAATATTTCTTTAAATATGAATAATATATCAAATGTACTTCATTATGTCTTTACATTAGGACATGAAATGAACCATGTATTTGCTAACAGGTTTTTTAAGGATAGTTTTAATCAAATAACACATACTTCAAGTAATAGTACCAGAGGATTTAATTTTTTCCAAGAAACGATGGGGCTTGGATGGGAAATGCAAATGGGTAGTACAAAATGGTGTGGCTTTTCAGGTCTTGAAGCAGCTTCATATTATTATAATATAAAGAACTTAGGATCAGGATATGACCAAACAGTTATTGACAGAGTTAGCGGATACTGGAATCAATTAAAAAGCGAATGGAACAGTATTTATAATCAAAAATTAAAACAACTTAATAAATAG
- a CDS encoding JAB domain-containing protein, whose amino-acid sequence MNPLMEISVSYTTSNQEKVRITSNKEAYELIIKNWNLDIIEFQEECKVVLMNKGNFVLGIYEVSKGGIDSSVVDIRIILGVALKCHATQLILVHNHPSGNLNPSSSDEKITESLQKACKLLNLSLLDHLIITSSDYYSFNEKNSF is encoded by the coding sequence ATGAACCCTTTAATGGAAATATCGGTAAGCTATACTACCAGTAATCAAGAAAAAGTAAGAATAACAAGCAATAAAGAAGCCTACGAATTAATTATTAAAAATTGGAATTTGGATATAATTGAATTTCAGGAAGAATGCAAGGTGGTTCTAATGAATAAAGGAAACTTTGTTTTAGGAATTTACGAAGTTTCTAAAGGCGGTATAGACAGTTCAGTAGTAGATATACGAATCATCTTAGGTGTAGCCCTTAAATGCCATGCTACACAACTGATACTGGTACACAATCATCCAAGCGGAAATCTTAACCCAAGCAGTTCAGATGAAAAAATTACAGAAAGTTTGCAAAAAGCATGTAAACTATTGAATTTATCACTTTTAGACCATCTGATTATCACCAGTAGCGATTATTATAGTTTTAATGAGAAAAATAGTTTTTAG
- a CDS encoding helix-turn-helix domain-containing protein — MELKELQKLVGAKIRELRLKEGCTQIQLTVKIIELGGKMDVTNISRMESGRTNITLYQLHRISEALEIPMKEFLDFELPKE; from the coding sequence ATGGAATTAAAAGAGTTGCAGAAATTAGTCGGAGCTAAGATTAGAGAGCTTAGGCTGAAAGAGGGTTGTACTCAAATACAACTAACCGTTAAAATCATTGAATTAGGAGGTAAAATGGATGTTACAAATATTTCCAGAATGGAATCTGGTAGAACTAATATTACGCTTTATCAATTACATAGAATTAGTGAGGCCTTAGAAATTCCAATGAAAGAGTTCTTGGATTTTGAGTTGCCGAAAGAATAA